From one Nyctibius grandis isolate bNycGra1 chromosome 20, bNycGra1.pri, whole genome shotgun sequence genomic stretch:
- the ZNF511 gene encoding zinc finger protein 511, producing the protein MLPLSPGLRRRLREGPLPPPPPPPPCAPPLPSPPPFAFAPRRLRLGPHHPLLEDGDVHRHLYLQGVLTSLAEVAERPKVSEFSCHISGCCQVFDTLEDYEHHYNALHRNVCSFCKRSFPSGHLLDIHILEWHDSLFQIMAEKQNMYKCLVEGCVEKFKSSKDRKDHLVTVHLYPADFRFDRPKKVKSGPKHASCPTKQGASVPMDVSVETSEQFQVDPMETGPSEDMEIPQPAASPGPSVPEKRLYKSRIPPTICFGQGATRGFKGPRRKV; encoded by the exons ATGCTGCCGCTGTCCCCGGGGTTGCGCCGCCGCCTGCGGGAggggccgctcccgccgccgccgccccccccgccctgcgccCCGCCGCTCCCGTCGCCCCCCCCCTTCGCCTtcgccccccgccgcctccgcctcGGCCCTCACCACCCGCTCCTCGAG GACGGGGACGTGCACAGGCACCTCTACCTTCAGGGTGTCCTCACCAGCCTGGCGGAGGTGGCCGAGAGACCCAA GGTGTCTGAATTCAGTTGCCACATCTCTGGGTGCTGCCAAGTCTTTGATACGCTGGAGGACTACGAGCACCACTACAACGCGCTGCACAGGAACGTCTGCTCCTTCTGCAAGCGCTCCTTCCCATCGGGGCATCTCTTGGATATTCACATCTTGGAGTGGCATGACTCGCTCTTCCAGATCATGGCCGAGAAGCAAAACATG tATAAGTGTTTGGTAGAAGGGTGTGTGGAGAAGTTCAAGAGCAGCAAGGACAGAAAGGATCACTTGGTCACTGTTCATCTTTATCCTGCTGACTTTCGGTTTGATAGACCGAAGAAAGTGAAAAG cgGCCCCAAGCACGCGAGCTGTCCCACGAAGCAGGGTGCCAGCGTGCCGATGGATGTGAGCGTGGAGACGTCGGAGCAATTCCAAGTGGACCCCATGGAAACAGGGCCCAGTGAGGACATGGAGATCCCTCAGCCTGCagccagccccggcccctcgGTGCCAGAGAAACGACTCTATAAATCCAG GATCCCACCCACCATTTGCTTTGGACAAGGTGCGACCCGAGGATTTAAAGGACCAAGGAGGAAAGTCTGA